ttccttccaatttACCATCCATTTCCAATCATCATAGCAGCCACTCACATTCCACATCATATTTTCCTCTTCTTGGTCCAAACATTCCCTTACCTGCACCTATTTCCCCGCCCTCCCACACTTCCACATTTACATTCCAGCCTTCTCTCCCTCCCACTCAATTCACTCCACAATCCCCTACCTCTCAAATTAATCCTCCTAACTCTTCATCTGCCCCTCGATGATCCACTCGACCCAAGAAATCCCATTCCTACTTACAAGATTATTCTTGTCAACAGGTCCTTGTGACTCCCTCTTCACAATCCAGCTTCAAGATATAAGGTACTGATTCTCTTTATCCTTTGTCATCTTATTTAACCAACAAAAATTTTTCTCCAAAACATGCTGCCTTTGCTGCtgccattcttcaaatttctgaACCTTCCACTTATTCTCAAGCTGTGAAATCTTTTGAATGGCGCAAAGCCATGGATGATGAGATTGATGCTTTACAATTGAATAATACTTGGGATATTGTTAATCTGCCTATTGGAAAGAAAGCAATTGGTTCCAAATGGGTTTATCGCCTCAAATACAACTCGGATGGCTCTATAGAAAGACATAAGGCACGATTGGTTGCCAAAGGGTATACTCAAGAGGAAGGACTTGATTACAATGAAACTTTTTCACCCGTTGCCAAACTTGTCACAGTCAAAACTCTTTGGCTATTGCTGCCATTAAAGGTTGGAGTTTGCATCAATTTGATGTAAACAACGCCTTCTTACATGGTGAACTACACGAAGAAGTCTACATGAAGATGCCTCCCGGATACTCAATTCCCAACAAAgaaaaagtttgtaagttgaaGAAAAGCTTGTATGGACTTAAGCAGGCTTCTCGGCAATGGTATGCCAAATTTTCCTCATCTTTACTTCAATATGGTTTCAATCAATCTCGGGCTGATTATACTCTTTTTACCAAAGGCAGTGGTCCTTCATTCATTGCATTACTTGTctacgttgatgatattattgtggCTACTAATGATCTCAAAGATGTTTCTGACTTAAAAGAATTCTTAGCTACCAAGTTCAAGATCAAGGATCTTGgttgtctaaaatattttctgggtTTAGAGGTTGCCCGAAATCCTACTGGAATACAGATTTGTCAACGAAAATATACattagatatattaaatgatgCTGGTTTGCTTGGTTGTAAACCAAGCTTAATTCCCATGGATCCCAATATTAAATTGTGTAAAGATGAAGGTCAATTGCTGGATGATCCTAGTGAATATAGACGAATGGTTGGCAGACTTCTCTATCTCACTATTACACGACCTGATCTCTCCTACTCTGTTAATATCTTGAGTCAATACATGTCATCACCACGAGTCCCTCATCTTAATGCTGCCTATAAAGTGTTGCGGTATCTCAAGAAATCACCAGGACAGGGCTTGTTCTTCCCATCTTCATCCTCATATCACTTGACTGTCTACTGCGATTCTGACTGGGCATCATGTCCCGACACTAGGCGTTCCACAACAGGCTATTGTGTCTTCCTTGGTCACTCTCTTGTCTCCTGGAAATGCAAGAAACAGACAACTGTATCAAGAAGTTCTGCTGAAGCAGAATACCGCTCCATGGCCTCAGCCTCATGTGAAATCATATGGATCAAGTACCTTCTTGCAGATCTCCAAGTCCCTCATTTTCAGCCTGCTACTCTCTAATGTGATAGCAAATCAGCTTTACACATCGCCTCCAATCCCGTCTTCCACGAaagaaccaaacacattgaattaGATTGTCATCTAATTCGGGACAAAATTCAAGAAGGAGTTCTCACCACAGCCTACACACCATCGCAATCTCAGCTTGCAGACCTCTTAACCAAAGCTCTACATTCCCCTATGTTTTACTCTCTGTTGCTCAAGATGGGAGTCACTGATCTccactctccatcttgcggggggataTTGAATCAAGCAACAGCAATGAAGTCATCCCAACCGCACATCATGCAAGCCACCTCATCACAACAAACTGCCACGAGTCATCAAAATCAGCAAATCATGTAACCAACAGATGATTCTAGAAAGCATTCTATTAGCAATTTCAGTACAGTTTGTTAGAAAGCTTTTTATTCCCTTTTCTGCAATATTCTCTGTTTTTGCCCTACTATACTTACTATATATAGAGCTAGTTATCATATTGTAAAGCAAGTCTTCTTTTCAATAGAAAGAGTACGTTTCTTTCCTTCTCTGCTTTTCGTCAccactaagaaaataaaaccaacacTTGAGGCCATGTGCGGCAGACTGGGGTCACCCAAGGCAGTGTCCAACAGTGGAGGCTTTTCCTTCGGTGACTTCTGCTATCAACGACATCTTTGCGTGAGTAGTGGCTTAAGGGCagtgggtatttgagacaaAGATACTCTGTTTTTGAATACCGAAACAGAGGTACTTACGATTTCGTGTGGGCTGAGCATGGTGGTGATATGAGGGAGAAGCAGTGACGAGGTTGGCTTGGCTTCGGGGTGGCGAGCCTGCTGGATGTAACAAAGGCTGTGGGTTGCAGGGAAGCCGTGAGGGTGCAACTACGTGGGAGGCTACGATGTAGTTTTAGTTTGTTCTTGGCTCTCGATGATGGTTAAGCAGCGTCTCTGTGGGTGGTGCACTGGCAGAGCAGCGGCTTCCATGGTGGTGTTTTCCGACGTGGGTTCACGGCCATGCTATGGTGGTGGCGTCAGTTTTCATGTGGGGCTGGTGTTTTTTTCTGAGTGGGTGAGGACCTGGCTGCGGTGATGCTGGGACGACGTGGGTCGTGGCTTGTGGAGGTTGATTTTGTGCGGCAGCTGGTGAGCCGCGACTGGGTGGTTCTGTGATCTTTTCTGCATGTGGAGTGGCCGAAAAGCAGTGCATGGTGGTAGACGGGGAAGACGACAGCAACGGGATGGCTACTTAATCTAGGGTTGAAGATGAACGATAAAATCATGAGGAAAGAACGTGAACTATGAAGTTAactttggaatatatatatatatatatatgtaggaaacagaaaaataaaatcctagAGAAAGCAGGAAGGAGAGACGTGCATGAAGTGAAAATAACAGGGGTGTGGCGTGCATGGCATTGAGACTAAAGGAATTTTCACGTCTCGCGTTTTGGATGGgctttattctttaaaaaaaaaattggatctcGATTAAcccctaaatatatatatatatatatgtataacttGCCCCGCTAATTTTCAGTCCGATAAAAACTTCACCTAATCCAacgtatttaaagatttaaaccTACTCAGCAAAATGCCAGAAATTATTCGATATCcatcaaaaataatataaacaatttgaGCTCGTAGTCTATTCcaacaataattacaaatttcaaGTGGGCTTTgtcataaaaatttcggacgcGAATTCCTTGCTTGGCCCGGGTGTTATATTCAGGGTTTTCTCTAGGAGGGTCATTCCTTGACATCCGTCTTCATCAAGCGTGGTTGGACACCAATTCTCAGCTAGAAGGACAAAGCCTGGGACCTCGTTTCCTATATCAACATCGTCTTTGAGTTTTATAGAGAGTTTGGTCGTTCCAGCCAAGATGATGATGAGGCATACACGATCTCCGTACGAGGAgcttcatttatatttttagtgggCAGACTTGTTCATTTCATTGGTATCCCAAGTTTGCACATTGCATATCCGAACGTAGTGCCCAAGGAGTCTACAGTTGATGGGAAGACTGCTGAGGACGGGGACTTTGATAGAGATGGACTCGATGGCCTCGTTGATCATGAGGTAAGGTAGTTGGTTGTCTAGATGCTCCTCCCTATGATGGGACAAAGAGCATCAAACAAGCTGATTTATCTAGCTTCTTCAAGAGATGATGTTGAAAGTCTTAGAATCTGAGGCCTAATACTACCCCAATTCCTTTCATGAATTCCTTCAATGCTCCTTATAATGTTTACCGAGGAAGATCTTTGGATGCTCACGACGGATTGCTTCAAGATTTTTATTAGAAGTAAACATATGCTTCTAATTCGTGAGgaattttggtatttgaaaacaCAAGACTTTTATTAAAACTCaatgattttattaaacataaaaatcttatgataataaaataaaaatataataaacaaactcaactttttcaaatctcaattcaacatttttaaatttcaaaataataataatattaaaaaataatattttaaactttcatctaaaaccaaaaattatcatctcactatccaaaccattTGAGCCTAATTTAGTTCAAATTTGCGCTAGgttcaatttatttatcaaataagCATTCacgaataaaaattataattaattattaaacaatacaaCTCGCAAATCACTTGGTTCGACTTGTATAAATTCGAATAACTTTGtatctatttttattgaattatatgaGATTATCTAAAAGTATGTAAAGAGATaagagaaaacattttttaaatactatatatgttacttggattcttattaatataattatcaatatatgcataagttatttaaatatatttagaaaattttaaaagttgatCGACAAACTATATGTGttgaaagaaatatatttacaaGCCTATAATTTAACACAATAAGACATACTATTGATGTGAAGATGTGAAGACTTGCCGCATCaaccaataaataattttattaactttttttattattataattcgtCTTATAACAAGTAGTGTGCGCTGCACGTTATACTTGCTATAACACAACTGTTCTGTATATGTGTATATCTTTATATAGCTTTGGGAACTAGAGTACCCATCAATCCACCAATATTCCACGTGAATGAGTAACAACCTAGCCCAATATTAATATGATCGGATTaggaataattttattggaccTAAATTAAAGTTTAATGGATTATTTTGGATAAGCTCACGagcaaaaattttattgaagttGGCTAAGATTTTAGTTGGATTCAAAAGGCCAAGAATTTATTTCAAGGCTCGTTGAAGTTTAGTGAGTAATTTTGAATAGTATTAATGtgccaatatttttttaaagcccAATTTGGATTAACTGGATAATTTTGAATAAGTACTAGGCTCaagatttattttgatgaattatgagattttattgagctcaataattaggttaaacctcaattaatatttatggaatAAGTGAACCCATATTACTAGATAATATGGAGGCTCAAAGT
This window of the Juglans regia cultivar Chandler chromosome 12, Walnut 2.0, whole genome shotgun sequence genome carries:
- the LOC118344030 gene encoding uncharacterized mitochondrial protein AtMg00810-like, which produces MDDEIDALQLNNTWDIVNLPIGKKAIGSKWVYRLKYNSDGSIERHKARLVAKGQNSLAIAAIKGWSLHQFDVNNAFLHGELHEEVYMKMPPGYSIPNKEKVCKLKKSLYGLKQASRQWYAKFSSSLLQYGFNQSRADYTLFTKGSGPSFIALLVYVDDIIVATNDLKDVSDLKEFLATKFKIKDLGCLKYFLGLEVARNPTGIQICQRKYTLDILNDAGLLGCKPSLIPMDPNIKLCKDEGQLLDDPSEYRRMVGRLLYLTITRPDLSYSVNILSQYMSSPRVPHLNAAYKVLRYLKKSPGQGLFFPSSSSYHLTVYCDSDWASCPDTRRSTTGYCVFLGHSLVSWKCKKQTTVSRSSAEAEYRSMASASCEIIWIKYLLADLQVPHFQPATL